GTCTCAAGTTCAGTCGAGTTTAAGATGGCCAACTTTACTTTGGCTACAAAAATATTGATCTACATTTacctttttggaaaatttttgagaCTTAATGTGAGAAAAGCTGTAATCGTTCTTCAACATGGAATATATGTCTGTGACAATGTCACGAATCGAACACAACCAGCTTCAATTGATATAATTTATGTTCTGTATAATTCACTATTATTACTTTTACACTTAATATACACAtttaaaaccaaatacagTTTGCAATTTACATGTACGTGTTTTGGgatatttactttttaattcTAAGAGGCATTTAATGGCCAATAACGTATATAAGTTATAAGCATTGGGAACTCGTCTATTACAGCCATGTACTCTGCAGTAAAAAGCACTGTCCAAAGTAGGAAACTCGGCCGTGTACACGGCTGACAAGCTTGTGAGTGCAAAGCAGTGCTTCGAATGATTCGGAAGCACTGCCAGAGTAGTATTGCTACTACTACTAGTAGTACTAGTAATGTGCCCAATAACTTCTTCACTGAAGACTTCAGCCAGGCTGAATCAGCCTTCTAAGTCTTAGAATGCTTAGAGTCTAAGGTAGAGTCTAACTGTTAGACTAAGTACGAGAGTGCAAATATAATTATATAAGTTATTATTTGGGAAATTACAAAACTGCCGCAAATTTTTAATGACGCAGCCTATATTATAAtatcaattattaaatttattaaattatattataatatatatatatggGAAACACTTTATATGAGTACTGTTgagttttgttattttgaataaGGCTCGATTCTGTTCAATTCTAGTCATTTCAATGAAAACAAATGTAAAAGTACAATTTGTTCAAAATTCCATAACAATTGATATAATTGTCCGATTTTAATGACTAAATATTCATTGGAAAGCTTATTAAATTTGCTATTCATATAAAATACCAATTTTTAGTTGAACAAATTCTTTGCTTTGGATTCTTGGATTCTTAACTTTGGAATCCAGAATATTCTGTATTTTGAAGACTCTGAGTTAAATGGACCCCAGATTCGTTTTCTACGTAAAATTTCCCATAAGAAACACTTTATCCCGTTAGTAACGGGCCGTTACTGTTGAATTTCGTCCTATTTATTTTGTCGATTAGTGTTATGGGTCTCAGCTTGGTCACCTGTTATTTTTGCCTGACTGTGACAGTGAGGCTGACGCATGCGCAAACGAATTTGGTGACTAAGCTGAGACCGctaatatttataatatttccTCAATGTCTGTGAATCCAACACCAGCAAAGAGAGCCAAGATTAGTGATTCAGATCAAATAGCTCCGAGGCGGCAAGTGGTCGTCCAACAGCACCACATTCGCCAACAGCTATGCACAACTCGATCTGACTATAGACGAGGTAAAAATGAGACTGCCGTGAAAGCATTCAGCATCGCCGACGAGGCAACCTATCTGCTTGTACACAACGTTCCCAAAATGAGCGGCGTCGATAGTCACCAAGAGATCAAGTCGCTCTGTCCTAACACTAATGTGCTCGCCATTGAACCAGTTCAGTACGAGACGACAAACCCATTCACGCAGGTATTCCTTGTCAAGTATGGTCGCATTGTGGACGCCAGAAAGGCAAAGAACAAATTGGACAACTATGTGCTTCTTGGATCGCCCTTGCACGTTTGCTATGCTCCCGAATTTGAAACTGCAGAAACTACATTAGCCAAGATAAAGGAACGACAACGCTTTGTGGGCATTAAATTGGCACAGTTTGATAATTTGAGATTTAAGTAGACGCTGATTGTTGTTGATTTTTTGCTGTAAAAAGATTGCTTCAATTATAGGGATtgttatttgtatattttttgagtgtcttacaataaaattgtcaGAAATTATATACTTTTCGGTGAAATACAGTAACTGTAACAGTTGTATCATGATACAATAAAAAGCTTGCCCAGTTTCCCGGTTGGTAATCAAATTCCACATTTGAAAGTTTATAAGGCCAAAGAAAAATCTATGAATTATAATCCCTTACACAGTGTGTAGTATACACAGGCCCTGGGTCCCAGGGTTGACTCTGACAGTCAAGGCTTGAAACCTGCCAACAAGCAAGGCTTGCTTAGCAATCGCTCCGTCGACGGAGGCGATTCACTAAAACTTTTAGTAAAAGTTTTAGTAATAGGGAAATTTTACGCCGTGTCGGTATATCCTTGCTCTATTTATACGGTGCATTGTTATTTTGCGGTCCACAAATTGTGGCGTTCCCTGCTCGTGTAACACGCGTCGTGTTGACTAGCTTAGTCAGACTAAGTCTGTGATTTAAAATCACTGATTTTTCCGGACCATCTTTGTCAATTTGATTGTTAGTTCCGAATGGAACCCAAGCCTAAAGTAGCCCCCAGGTCTTCATTGCGATT
The window above is part of the Tenebrio molitor unplaced genomic scaffold, icTenMoli1.1 SCAFFOLD_897, whole genome shotgun sequence genome. Proteins encoded here:
- the LOC138141094 gene encoding RNA-binding protein 48-like, coding for MSVNPTPAKRAKISDSDQIAPRRQVVVQQHHIRQQLCTTRSDYRRGKNETAVKAFSIADEATYLLVHNVPKMSGVDSHQEIKSLCPNTNVLAIEPVQYETTNPFTQVFLVKYGRIVDARKAKNKLDNYVLLGSPLHVCYAPEFETAETTLAKIKERQRFVGIKLAQFDNLRFK